Proteins co-encoded in one Ruegeria sp. YS9 genomic window:
- a CDS encoding riboflavin synthase: MFTGIVTDIGTVTELEQQGDLRARIRTAYDTASIDIGASIASDGVCLTVIALGDDWYDVQISAETVSKTNLDTWAVGKRVNLERALKVGDELGGHIVSGHVDGVAEVVAVEDEGDSTRVTLRAPKELARFIAPKGSVALNGTSLTVNDVSDCEFGINFIPHTKEVTTWGDVGVGDRVNLEIDTLARYVARLAEMS, from the coding sequence ATGTTCACAGGGATCGTCACCGACATCGGCACCGTCACCGAGCTGGAACAGCAGGGGGATCTGCGCGCCCGGATCAGGACGGCCTATGACACGGCCAGTATCGATATCGGTGCTTCGATCGCCAGTGATGGTGTGTGTCTGACGGTGATCGCGCTGGGCGACGATTGGTATGATGTTCAGATCAGCGCCGAGACGGTTTCGAAGACCAACCTTGATACATGGGCCGTCGGCAAGCGTGTCAATCTGGAGCGTGCGCTGAAAGTCGGCGATGAACTGGGCGGTCACATTGTTTCGGGTCATGTGGATGGCGTGGCCGAAGTGGTCGCGGTCGAGGATGAAGGCGACAGCACACGTGTCACCTTGCGCGCACCGAAGGAACTGGCCCGGTTCATAGCGCCCAAAGGGTCGGTTGCGTTGAACGGGACATCGCTGACGGTGAATGACGTGAGTGATTGCGAGTTTGGCATCAATTTCATCCCTCACACCAAGGAAGTAACGACTTGGGGCGATGTGGGTGTGGGCGATCGCGTCAATCTTGAGATCGATACGCTGGCCCGGTACGTCGCGCGCTTGGCCGAGATGTCCTGA
- a CDS encoding polysaccharide biosynthesis/export family protein, whose product MRGVSLVAAIGLMAACQLPKSGPNKTEILAGAVQNGGNAFVVEVDDRVTRLTSAVPQFGFSSSFSSAQALTADTVRPGDVLGLTIWENVDDGLLSGETGTATALDEVQVDSDGFIFVPYAGRIRAAGNTPEQLRVLITNKLREQTPDPQIEVRRVAGDGSTVSLTGTVASPGIYPIERPTRSLLGMLSQAGGVSVASDIALVTLIRGDQKGTVWYEDLFRNPKLDVALRGGDRILVEEDSRSYIALGATGGQSRVAFESQDLSALEALAQVGGLLTLSSDPTGIFILRKERQDVARSITGRADLKGDQRMIYLLNLTAPNGLFIARDFVIRDDDTIYVTEAPYAQWSKSISLIAGGLTPIANVATLTGN is encoded by the coding sequence ATGCGGGGGGTTTCCCTTGTGGCCGCAATCGGCTTGATGGCGGCCTGCCAACTTCCGAAATCTGGGCCAAACAAGACCGAAATTCTGGCTGGTGCGGTCCAGAATGGCGGCAACGCGTTTGTCGTCGAAGTCGATGACCGCGTGACACGCCTTACATCCGCCGTGCCTCAGTTTGGCTTTTCTTCCTCGTTCAGCAGCGCCCAGGCCTTGACCGCCGACACTGTTCGCCCCGGCGACGTGCTGGGCCTGACCATATGGGAAAACGTGGACGACGGGTTGCTATCCGGCGAAACCGGTACGGCAACCGCCCTGGATGAAGTTCAGGTCGACAGCGATGGGTTCATTTTCGTCCCCTACGCGGGTCGGATCCGGGCCGCGGGAAACACGCCGGAACAGCTTCGCGTTTTGATCACGAACAAGCTGCGGGAACAGACACCGGACCCACAGATCGAAGTGCGGCGTGTTGCGGGTGACGGTTCCACCGTCTCGCTTACGGGAACTGTCGCATCCCCCGGCATCTATCCGATCGAACGCCCAACCCGTTCCCTGCTTGGCATGCTGTCTCAGGCGGGCGGGGTTTCTGTAGCGTCAGATATCGCGTTGGTGACTCTGATCCGAGGGGATCAAAAGGGCACCGTCTGGTACGAAGACCTGTTCCGCAACCCGAAACTGGACGTCGCATTGCGTGGCGGAGACCGCATTTTGGTGGAAGAAGACAGCAGATCATACATCGCACTAGGTGCCACAGGCGGCCAATCGCGCGTCGCCTTTGAAAGCCAGGATCTGTCTGCGCTGGAAGCATTGGCTCAGGTCGGTGGTCTGCTGACGCTGTCCTCTGATCCAACCGGCATTTTCATTCTGCGAAAAGAGCGCCAGGACGTGGCCCGCAGCATCACGGGACGCGCCGACCTGAAGGGGGATCAACGCATGATCTACCTGCTGAATCTGACGGCTCCCAACGGTCTGTTCATCGCGCGTGATTTCGTGATCCGCGACGATGATACGATTTATGTGACCGAAGCACCCTATGCACAGTGGAGCAAATCGATCTCGCTGATCGCTGGTGGCCTGACCCCCATCGCAAACGTCGCCACGCTGACCGGCAACTGA
- a CDS encoding helix-turn-helix transcriptional regulator, which yields MENQTQNAFRALADPTRRNIVRLLSSQDMTIGQLTDRFDMTRAAVKKHLTVLSDGGLITVEARGRERINRLEPQGMAPVLDWLSYFDQFWDDRLNSLKEAIERKQND from the coding sequence ATGGAGAATCAAACTCAAAACGCGTTTCGCGCGCTGGCCGATCCCACACGCCGGAACATCGTGCGACTGCTCTCGTCACAGGACATGACGATCGGGCAGTTGACCGACCGGTTCGACATGACCCGGGCTGCGGTCAAAAAGCACCTGACGGTTCTGTCCGACGGTGGATTGATCACAGTCGAAGCGCGCGGCCGGGAACGCATCAATCGACTTGAACCACAGGGTATGGCCCCGGTGCTCGATTGGCTCAGCTATTTTGACCAGTTCTGGGACGATCGCCTCAACTCTCTCAAGGAAGCCATTGAAAGGAAACAAAATGACTGA
- a CDS encoding SRPBCC domain-containing protein — translation MTDAVLKKSIFLRAEPETVWAYLTEPEHLAEWFHKPERTLAEGQKLEMFGTTSGDLLIWGEVRVARPPKYLEHTFTVKPMGDAVSLVKWTLEPVLGGTRLELVHEGLPQGVAAFDLILALDKGWDEHFGKLRLALHETVVA, via the coding sequence ATGACTGATGCCGTATTGAAGAAATCGATCTTCCTTAGGGCGGAACCGGAAACCGTTTGGGCCTATCTGACGGAACCTGAGCATCTGGCGGAATGGTTCCACAAACCTGAAAGAACACTGGCAGAAGGTCAGAAGCTTGAGATGTTCGGCACAACAAGCGGCGACTTGTTGATCTGGGGAGAGGTCCGTGTCGCCCGCCCGCCGAAATACCTTGAACACACCTTTACCGTCAAACCGATGGGAGACGCTGTAAGCCTGGTCAAATGGACATTGGAGCCGGTGTTGGGCGGCACGCGTCTTGAGCTTGTGCACGAAGGATTACCGCAAGGCGTCGCAGCTTTTGATCTGATCTTGGCCCTGGACAAAGGATGGGACGAACATTTCGGCAAGTTGCGTTTGGCATTGCACGAAACTGTTGTCGCCTGA
- a CDS encoding ABC transporter permease has product MSCLQTIQDYGLRSLGIGERLLPKSDFTLCEQFTLIGSGMIWNVYFGIMALATGFFLATALAVGKASSNKWLRKPSEWFIFLFRGSPLFIQFFFAYFLFLSLKKSNPMFDAFTSAWLGALIVLFLNTAAYTGEIFYGALRSIPKGDIEAADAYGMSGWARFRRIVWPTMLRLAWPAYTNEAIFLFHATTLVFFSAFPAWQQRGDALYYASYFADKTFNPFIPYPILAFYFILLTLVIVGGFGLINKHLNRHLPVAKRAKMRFKLNLAR; this is encoded by the coding sequence ATGAGCTGCTTGCAAACCATTCAAGACTATGGCCTGCGGTCCCTGGGTATCGGCGAGCGTCTGCTGCCCAAAAGTGACTTCACCCTGTGCGAACAGTTCACACTGATCGGGTCGGGCATGATCTGGAATGTCTATTTCGGGATCATGGCTCTGGCGACCGGGTTCTTCCTGGCCACCGCCCTCGCAGTAGGTAAGGCATCCAGCAACAAATGGCTCCGCAAGCCTTCGGAATGGTTTATCTTCCTGTTCCGCGGCTCGCCCTTGTTTATCCAGTTTTTCTTCGCCTATTTCCTGTTCCTGTCGCTGAAGAAATCCAACCCGATGTTCGACGCCTTCACCTCGGCCTGGCTTGGGGCGCTGATCGTGTTGTTCCTCAACACCGCGGCCTATACGGGCGAGATTTTCTATGGCGCGCTAAGGTCCATTCCCAAGGGCGATATCGAAGCTGCGGATGCCTATGGCATGTCAGGCTGGGCCCGTTTTCGTCGGATCGTCTGGCCCACCATGTTGCGGCTTGCCTGGCCTGCCTACACAAACGAAGCAATCTTTCTCTTCCACGCAACAACGCTGGTCTTCTTTTCAGCCTTCCCGGCATGGCAGCAACGCGGAGACGCCCTGTATTACGCCAGTTACTTTGCAGACAAGACGTTCAACCCGTTCATCCCGTACCCGATACTGGCGTTCTATTTCATCCTGCTGACGCTGGTGATCGTCGGAGGCTTTGGCCTGATCAACAAACACCTGAACCGGCACCTGCCAGTCGCAAAACGGGCCAAGATGCGGTTCAAACTGAACCTGGCGCGCTGA
- the nusB gene encoding transcription antitermination factor NusB — MTQTDTPKPANRKRLMKSAARLYAVQALFQMEQSGQTTEQVVNEFLDHRFGAVYEGDEMLEGDSTLFRKLVDDAVNYQAPIDQMTDRALVAKWPIARIDPTLRALFRAAGAELTQSGTPPKVVITEFVDVARAFFPEGKEPKFVNAVLDHMAREAQPEAF; from the coding sequence ATGACCCAGACAGACACGCCGAAACCGGCAAACAGGAAACGCCTGATGAAATCCGCCGCGCGGCTTTATGCCGTGCAGGCGCTGTTCCAGATGGAGCAGTCGGGCCAGACGACCGAGCAGGTGGTCAACGAGTTTCTGGACCATCGGTTCGGCGCGGTCTACGAGGGTGACGAGATGCTTGAGGGCGACAGCACGCTGTTCCGCAAGCTGGTGGATGACGCGGTGAACTATCAGGCGCCGATCGACCAGATGACCGACCGCGCGCTGGTGGCGAAGTGGCCGATCGCGCGCATCGACCCGACCCTGCGCGCGCTGTTTCGCGCGGCGGGTGCGGAACTGACCCAAAGCGGCACACCGCCCAAGGTGGTGATCACCGAGTTTGTCGATGTGGCACGTGCCTTTTTCCCTGAGGGTAAAGAACCAAAATTCGTCAATGCCGTGCTGGATCACATGGCGCGCGAGGCCCAGCCCGAGGCGTTCTGA
- a CDS encoding capsular polysaccharide biosynthesis protein: MAPDPDSAAGAERTRLFVYNGGFLTQKRLRRILTLAGYDIRLGLPKDGDCVGIWGNSPTAYRGLRIAEKHNAPVLRVEDAFLRSLHPGRAGEPPLGLLLDRSGPHFDAAEPSDLEKLLNTDPLDDTALLNRARAAMERVRELHLSKYSAFDPDLVAPDPGYVLVVDQTVGDAAVTASGADRARFLEMLVVAQEENPGARILIKTHPETMAGHRQGHFTDQDLSDRVTWFDKPISPWPLLDGAVAVYTVSSQLGFEAILAGHKPRIFGQPFYAGWSLTQDEFPVQRRQRNLTRAQLFAAAMLLYPTWYDPFRDQLCELETVLDILEAQTRAWRQDRHGWTAAGMRLWKRRHMQQIFGRHGKLRFTSTQPDTSDRPHMVWASQARDAEGAVRVEDGFLRSRGLGAALVPPLSLVTDEIGIYYDPTKPSQLENLIGERATLRPDQELRAERLVERLLADGLSKYNTGQSAPVLPHGHRILVPGQVEDDASILLGTNTVRSNLDLLQKAREANPDAILIYKPHPDVEAGLRDGQIDAESLADLVVTRTDPASLLTQMDEVWTMTSLLGFEALLRGVKVTTLGAPFYAGWGLTTDLDTVPVRRGARPSLMGLVHATLIDYPRYFDPITRQPCPVEVAVERLALGYSAPSGPFNRFLSKLQGAFATHAHLWR; the protein is encoded by the coding sequence ATGGCACCCGATCCGGACAGCGCAGCCGGGGCCGAGCGCACCCGGCTGTTCGTCTACAACGGCGGGTTTCTTACGCAAAAACGCCTGAGACGGATTCTGACACTTGCCGGATATGACATTCGTCTGGGTCTTCCCAAGGATGGCGATTGCGTGGGCATATGGGGCAACAGCCCGACCGCGTATCGCGGCCTGCGCATCGCCGAAAAACACAATGCCCCGGTTCTGCGGGTCGAAGATGCCTTTCTCAGGTCTCTGCACCCGGGCCGTGCCGGTGAACCCCCGTTGGGCCTTTTGCTGGACCGTTCAGGCCCGCATTTCGATGCAGCAGAACCTTCCGACCTTGAGAAGCTGCTGAACACCGATCCCTTGGACGACACCGCGCTGCTGAACCGCGCGCGTGCCGCGATGGAGCGAGTCCGGGAACTGCACCTCAGCAAGTATTCCGCGTTTGACCCCGACCTTGTCGCACCCGACCCCGGTTATGTACTGGTCGTCGACCAGACGGTTGGCGATGCCGCCGTCACGGCAAGCGGTGCCGATCGTGCCCGTTTTCTTGAAATGCTCGTGGTCGCACAGGAGGAAAACCCCGGCGCGCGCATTCTGATCAAGACGCATCCAGAAACGATGGCGGGTCATCGTCAGGGGCATTTCACCGATCAGGACCTGTCAGACCGGGTCACGTGGTTTGACAAACCGATCAGCCCCTGGCCCCTGCTCGACGGCGCCGTTGCGGTCTATACCGTGTCGTCGCAACTGGGCTTTGAAGCAATCCTGGCCGGTCACAAGCCGCGCATTTTCGGTCAACCGTTCTATGCCGGTTGGAGCCTGACGCAGGATGAATTCCCGGTCCAACGCCGACAGCGCAACCTGACCCGCGCGCAACTGTTCGCGGCCGCGATGCTGCTTTACCCGACCTGGTACGACCCCTTTCGCGATCAGCTGTGCGAACTGGAAACGGTTCTGGACATTTTGGAGGCACAGACCCGCGCATGGCGTCAGGACAGGCACGGTTGGACTGCCGCTGGCATGCGTCTGTGGAAACGCAGGCACATGCAGCAGATTTTCGGGCGACATGGCAAGTTGCGCTTTACGTCCACACAGCCCGACACCTCGGATCGCCCCCATATGGTGTGGGCCAGTCAGGCGCGCGACGCCGAAGGGGCCGTTCGTGTGGAAGACGGCTTCTTGCGTTCACGCGGATTGGGGGCCGCACTTGTTCCGCCTCTATCCCTGGTAACCGACGAAATCGGCATCTACTACGACCCCACAAAACCCAGCCAGTTGGAAAACCTGATAGGCGAGCGTGCAACATTGCGCCCGGATCAGGAATTACGTGCTGAACGGCTTGTTGAGAGATTGCTGGCCGATGGTTTGAGCAAATACAACACGGGCCAGTCCGCGCCGGTTCTGCCCCATGGGCACCGAATTCTGGTACCCGGACAGGTTGAAGATGACGCCTCGATCCTGCTGGGCACCAACACGGTGCGCAGCAATCTGGACCTGCTGCAAAAGGCGCGCGAGGCCAACCCCGATGCAATCCTGATCTACAAACCGCACCCTGATGTCGAAGCCGGGTTGCGGGATGGCCAGATAGACGCAGAGTCACTTGCGGACCTTGTCGTGACCCGGACTGACCCCGCCTCGTTGCTGACGCAGATGGACGAGGTGTGGACGATGACATCGCTGTTGGGATTCGAGGCATTGTTGCGCGGGGTGAAGGTCACGACCCTGGGCGCGCCCTTCTATGCGGGATGGGGCCTGACCACCGATCTGGATACCGTCCCCGTCAGGCGAGGTGCACGGCCGTCGCTGATGGGCTTGGTGCACGCCACCTTGATTGACTATCCACGCTATTTCGATCCGATCACCAGACAACCCTGCCCTGTCGAAGTGGCCGTTGAACGCTTGGCGCTGGGGTATTCGGCACCGTCCGGTCCGTTCAACCGGTTTCTGTCAAAGCTTCAGGGCGCGTTCGCAACGCACGCTCATCTTTGGCGTTGA
- a CDS encoding 6,7-dimethyl-8-ribityllumazine synthase encodes MAEQDKHGILPTPSFDKPVKLLIVAAPFYRSIADNLIAGATAEIEAAGGTCEVVEVPGALEIPTAIAMADRQCNFDGYVALGCVIRGETTHYETVCNDSSRAIQLLGLQGLCIGNGILTVENDEQAEVRANPEKMNKGGGAAAAALHLIALSRKWGASKKGVGFKPPSESILVAGDNNGPTTA; translated from the coding sequence ATGGCTGAACAAGACAAACACGGAATTCTGCCGACACCCAGCTTCGACAAGCCGGTGAAACTGCTGATCGTGGCGGCTCCGTTCTACCGCTCGATCGCCGACAACCTGATTGCGGGTGCCACGGCCGAGATCGAAGCGGCTGGCGGCACCTGCGAAGTGGTCGAAGTGCCCGGAGCGCTGGAAATTCCCACAGCCATCGCCATGGCCGACCGACAGTGCAACTTTGACGGCTATGTCGCGCTGGGCTGCGTCATTCGCGGTGAGACCACGCATTACGAGACCGTCTGCAACGATTCCAGCCGCGCGATCCAACTGCTGGGCCTACAGGGGCTGTGCATCGGCAACGGCATCCTGACGGTCGAGAATGACGAGCAGGCCGAAGTCCGCGCCAATCCCGAAAAGATGAATAAAGGGGGCGGCGCGGCTGCTGCGGCCTTGCATCTGATCGCGCTCAGCCGTAAGTGGGGCGCTTCGAAAAAGGGCGTCGGATTCAAGCCGCCGTCCGAGTCCATCCTGGTGGCGGGCGACAACAACGGACCCACGACAGCATGA
- a CDS encoding capsule biosynthesis protein, with protein sequence MPQMPSGSDKRVFLFLQGPHGPFFSSLGQMLRATGAQVWRVGFNAGDQAFWFDKASFIAFRNTPGDWPETLNRLIADKGVTDIVLYGDTRPVHARAVEIAKSRGLTIHVFEEGYLRPWWVTYERDGSNGHSRLMSLDVDRMRQALAQSDSKAPPPPSHWGDMRQHIFYGALYHWFVMFLNKRYRNFRPHRDLPVSQEFRLYFKRLMLMPVHRLQRSVATARVRWGGFPYHLVLLQLGHDSSVQAHSEFACMSDFLELVIAGFAQGAPAHHRLVVKEHPLENHREPLHLRAMEIARKHGVQTRVHYVPGGKLAGLLDEANSAVTVNSTAGQQVLWRGIPLRIFGRSVYDKTDFVSQQSIAAFFAEPDAPDVDAYRCYRQFLLETSQVPGGFYSRRGRRQLLRRAVDMMLSSSDPYQALLNKNEAPTPQLKIVE encoded by the coding sequence ATGCCGCAAATGCCTTCAGGCTCAGATAAACGGGTCTTTCTGTTCCTTCAGGGACCTCACGGGCCGTTTTTCTCGTCACTCGGGCAGATGTTGCGCGCCACGGGGGCACAGGTCTGGCGGGTTGGCTTCAATGCGGGCGATCAGGCGTTCTGGTTCGACAAGGCAAGTTTCATCGCATTCCGGAACACGCCCGGCGATTGGCCCGAGACATTGAACAGATTGATTGCCGACAAGGGCGTCACGGATATCGTTCTTTATGGCGACACGAGACCGGTCCACGCCCGCGCAGTTGAGATTGCGAAGTCGCGTGGGCTGACAATTCACGTTTTCGAAGAAGGCTACCTGCGGCCCTGGTGGGTCACGTACGAGCGGGATGGATCAAACGGGCACTCGCGCCTGATGTCATTGGATGTCGACCGGATGCGGCAGGCTCTGGCCCAGTCGGACAGCAAAGCGCCGCCGCCTCCGTCACATTGGGGGGATATGCGGCAACACATCTTCTACGGTGCCCTCTATCATTGGTTCGTCATGTTCCTGAACAAGAGATACCGCAACTTCCGGCCTCATCGTGATCTACCGGTTTCACAGGAATTCCGATTGTATTTCAAACGTCTGATGCTGATGCCTGTTCATCGCCTGCAACGCAGCGTGGCCACGGCGCGCGTCAGATGGGGGGGCTTCCCGTATCACCTCGTGCTGCTGCAACTCGGGCATGACAGTTCGGTTCAGGCCCATTCTGAATTCGCCTGCATGTCCGATTTTCTGGAACTGGTCATCGCAGGATTCGCGCAAGGCGCACCGGCGCATCACAGGTTGGTCGTGAAAGAGCACCCTTTGGAAAACCACCGTGAACCATTGCACCTGCGCGCCATGGAGATTGCCAGGAAACACGGGGTGCAGACCCGTGTTCACTATGTCCCCGGCGGAAAACTGGCAGGTTTGCTGGATGAGGCAAATTCGGCCGTCACCGTGAATTCCACTGCGGGGCAGCAGGTCTTGTGGCGGGGTATTCCGTTGCGTATTTTCGGACGTTCGGTTTATGACAAGACCGACTTCGTATCACAGCAGTCGATCGCCGCTTTTTTTGCTGAGCCAGACGCGCCGGATGTCGACGCCTATCGCTGTTACCGGCAATTCCTGCTGGAAACCAGCCAGGTGCCGGGCGGTTTTTATTCCCGGCGCGGCCGTCGGCAGTTGTTGCGCCGCGCCGTGGACATGATGCTCAGCAGCAGCGACCCTTATCAGGCCCTTCTGAACAAGAACGAGGCACCGACGCCACAGTTGAAAATCGTCGAGTAG
- a CDS encoding MmcB family DNA repair protein, with translation MTLDLQPGQRLARGVARHLSAHGFVSVEEFVPARGLRVDVMGLGPKGELWVIECKSSRADYQSDSKWQGYLEWCDRFFWAVDTEFPTDLLPDETGLIIADAYDAEIVRMAPEDKIAPARRKKMIQKFATDAARRLHALRDPRL, from the coding sequence ATGACTTTGGATCTGCAACCTGGACAGAGACTGGCACGTGGCGTCGCGCGGCATCTTTCGGCGCATGGCTTTGTTTCCGTAGAGGAATTCGTGCCTGCGCGCGGATTGCGCGTAGATGTCATGGGGCTGGGGCCAAAGGGTGAGTTGTGGGTGATTGAATGCAAATCCAGCCGTGCCGATTATCAGTCGGATTCGAAATGGCAGGGCTATTTGGAATGGTGTGACCGATTCTTCTGGGCCGTCGATACAGAATTCCCGACCGATTTGTTGCCTGATGAAACAGGCCTGATCATCGCCGATGCCTATGATGCGGAAATCGTGCGCATGGCGCCCGAGGACAAAATCGCACCGGCGCGGCGCAAGAAGATGATCCAGAAATTTGCAACGGATGCCGCGCGCCGCCTGCATGCGCTACGGGATCCCAGGCTGTAA
- a CDS encoding DUF6324 family protein has protein sequence MGINTERDIQANLQIGPTDQGMVRLFIEADGIEIPMDFDPEEAEEIADEIRAAVQAALAVKG, from the coding sequence ATGGGCATCAATACCGAACGCGACATTCAGGCAAACCTGCAAATCGGTCCGACCGATCAGGGTATGGTCCGCCTGTTCATCGAAGCTGACGGCATCGAAATACCGATGGATTTTGACCCGGAAGAAGCAGAAGAAATCGCCGACGAAATTCGCGCCGCGGTACAAGCCGCCCTTGCCGTCAAAGGCTGA
- a CDS encoding GNAT family N-acetyltransferase: MEDAVLRSFRPDDAAWLVEQHGLLYARDEGFDDSFAPLVASILDDFMDSSDPELERGWIAEREGQRLGSIFCVSVDRNTAKLRLFLLVPKARGLGLGKRLLQACTAFAREAGYREMVLWTHESHTAACALYKASGWELMDSKAVHSFGVDLVEQSWKFRL, encoded by the coding sequence ATGGAAGACGCCGTTCTCAGATCCTTTCGCCCCGATGACGCCGCGTGGCTGGTTGAGCAGCACGGTCTGCTTTATGCGCGCGACGAAGGGTTTGATGACAGCTTTGCCCCCTTGGTGGCCAGCATCCTTGATGATTTCATGGACAGCAGTGACCCCGAGCTTGAAAGAGGCTGGATCGCGGAACGGGAAGGGCAACGTCTGGGCAGTATTTTTTGCGTTTCTGTTGACCGAAATACCGCCAAGCTGCGGCTGTTTCTGCTTGTCCCGAAAGCACGAGGGCTGGGGCTGGGAAAGCGCCTGCTGCAAGCGTGTACTGCCTTCGCGCGCGAGGCAGGATACCGGGAAATGGTCCTTTGGACGCATGAAAGCCATACCGCCGCATGCGCTCTGTACAAGGCGTCTGGCTGGGAGCTGATGGACAGCAAAGCGGTGCATTCCTTCGGTGTCGATCTTGTCGAACAAAGCTGGAAATTTCGGCTTTAA
- the ribB gene encoding 3,4-dihydroxy-2-butanone-4-phosphate synthase yields MSFETPGPVEAQLRDAISPIEEIIEEARAGRMYILVDHEDRENEGDLVIPAEFADAEAINFMATHGRGLICLPMTAERIDALGLPMMAVNNSSRHETAFTVSIEAREGVSTGISAADRALTVATAINEQNTMAHIATPGHVFPLRAKRGGVLVRAGHTEAAVDISRLAGLNPSGVICEIMNADGTMARLPDLVEFAKKHNMKIGTISDLISYRARNDNLVVETSRQTVTSEYGGEWEMRIFTDQTHGIEHVVMIKGDITTPEPVLTRTHALHEAPDILGLGPKSSRELPRAMEKIAEEGRGVVCLFRQPRNSLYAVEDEGPRTIKQTGLGAQILSKMGIQELVLLTDSPETVYLGLDAFGLSIVGTRSILKED; encoded by the coding sequence ATGAGCTTTGAAACCCCCGGACCGGTCGAGGCCCAGTTGCGTGACGCGATCAGCCCGATCGAAGAAATCATCGAAGAAGCGCGCGCAGGCCGGATGTACATTCTGGTCGATCACGAAGATCGTGAAAACGAAGGCGATCTGGTGATCCCGGCCGAGTTTGCGGATGCCGAGGCGATCAACTTCATGGCCACCCATGGGCGCGGTCTGATCTGTTTGCCGATGACGGCGGAACGGATAGATGCGCTGGGCTTGCCGATGATGGCCGTGAATAACTCGTCCCGGCACGAGACGGCCTTTACGGTTTCGATCGAGGCGCGCGAAGGTGTCAGCACCGGGATTTCAGCCGCCGACCGGGCGCTGACCGTGGCGACCGCAATAAATGAACAGAATACGATGGCGCATATCGCTACCCCGGGCCATGTCTTCCCGCTGCGGGCAAAGCGTGGCGGGGTGCTGGTGCGCGCAGGCCATACCGAGGCCGCCGTGGATATCTCGCGCCTTGCCGGGCTGAACCCGTCAGGCGTGATCTGCGAGATCATGAATGCAGACGGAACCATGGCGCGCCTGCCGGATCTGGTCGAGTTCGCCAAAAAGCACAACATGAAAATCGGCACGATCAGCGACCTGATCAGCTATCGGGCGCGCAATGACAATCTGGTTGTCGAGACTTCTCGTCAAACAGTCACCTCGGAATACGGCGGTGAGTGGGAAATGCGGATTTTCACCGATCAGACCCACGGCATTGAACATGTTGTCATGATCAAAGGTGACATCACCACGCCCGAGCCCGTTCTGACGCGTACACACGCCCTGCACGAAGCGCCGGATATCCTGGGGCTTGGCCCGAAATCATCCCGCGAGCTACCGCGCGCGATGGAAAAGATCGCCGAGGAGGGCCGCGGTGTGGTCTGCCTGTTCCGCCAGCCGCGCAACTCGTTGTATGCGGTCGAGGACGAAGGCCCGCGCACCATCAAGCAAACCGGTCTGGGGGCGCAGATCCTGTCCAAGATGGGGATTCAGGAACTGGTGCTTCTGACCGACTCTCCTGAAACGGTGTATCTTGGGCTGGACGCGTTTGGCCTGTCCATCGTCGGTACCCGCTCGATTCTGAAGGAAGACTGA